The Nitrospira sp. DNA segment AGCGGCTTGATCAAGCCTGGACGCTGGCGATTTCTGTTCGATCGCTCGAGGACTGCCGGGGTGAGGAGCGTATGGTCATAGACGATCTCCTTGAGAATTTTGTCGATCATGAGGCCGCCGAACAGCCAGTTCCCGAACGAGACGAGCCAGGACGGCGTGCTGGTGGTCAGCGCTCGCTTGATCGAGGGATTGATCAAGTGTTCCATGACCTGTGGCGGGAGCCCGCTGATCAGCACGAGCTTCGACACGCGGTCCGGGTGATCCAGCGCCATGCCGATGGCCAGTCCTGCTCCCATGGAATTGCCCGCCAGCGAGGCCTGAGGAATTCGAAGGGCATCCAGAAATCCAACCAGAAATTGCAGCATGTCTTCCGGTGTGTAGGCGATGTCCGGTTTGTCGGAAAGGCCTGATCCTGGGAGATCCGGCGTAATGACCCGGAAGTGTGGTTCGAGCGCAGACTGCTGATGTTCCCACTGCCACATCGATCCGCCGAACCCGTGGATCAGGACAACCACCGGGCCGGTGCCTCTGTCGAGGTAGGCGATGCGCTGGCCATTCACGGTGACGCTGTTGACGGGGTAGTGTTCGACGGCGTCGAACCAGAGCGGCAATGTATCGGGTGTGGTGCAGGATGCAGCGAGCATGCAGAAAATTCCACCGATGATGATTCGAAGGAAGGCCTGCACAGACGACCTTGGATGTGGGTGGCGCTGGTCGATTTATTCCAACTGGATGACGGTCTCGTCGGTCTTGACGTTATCACCTTCAGCCGCGAGGATGGCCGATACCTTGCCGTCGATCGGTGCGGGAACCCGGCTTTCCATTTTCATGGCCTCGATGATCAGGAGGGGGTCGCCGGTTTTCACGCGATCGTCTTTCGCAACGAGGATTTTCACGACACGTCCGGGCATCGGCGGCGCGACATCGCCGGGTTTAGAGGGGCGCGGCCGCTTGGGCTTCGATCCCGTGCCGGTGTCAGGAGCCTCCGGCACGCCGGCGAGCACTTCCTGAATCGGTTCCAACGACACTTCTTCCAGCTTGTCGTTCACGCGAATGTAGTAGGGCTTCCGTCCGTCGACCTTGCGGCCTGACCCGGAGAGTTTCACATGGTAGGATTCGCCGTGGACGGTGATGTTGAATTCCACCGGCGCCAAGTGCAGCTCACCCGCAACGGCGGGACCTTTGGCCATCGTGGCTTCCAGTGGATCCGGAGTCAGCTCGCCCTTTTCGCGGGCCTCGAAGAAGTCACGCGCGATGGCGGGGAAGAGCACGAACGAGAGCTGATCTTCCACAGACTCGGCCGAGGCCGGCATCTCTTTCTTGCTGGCTTCCAATTCGGGCTCCAGCCGGTCGGCCGGCCTGGTCTTGATCGGTTCTTCGTCGCCGATGGCCCTGGCCATGATGTCATGATCGACTTGTCCCGGAGCGCGGCCATAGAGTCCGAGGAAGTAATTCTTCGTTTCGGTCGTGATCACTTTGTAGCGCTCGCCGGTCAGCACATTCAGGGTCGCTTGCGTGCCGACGATCTGGCTCGTCGGAGTCACTAACGGCGGGTAGCCCATGTCTTTTCTGACACGCGGGACTTCATCGAGCACTTCTTTCATGCGATCCAGGGCGTCTTGTTCCGTCAACTGCGCCGCCAGGTTCGACAGCATGCCGCCGGGAATCTGCGACGTCAGGATTTCGGCATCGACCCCGGTGAAATCGCTTTCGAACTGGCGATACTTGCGGCGCACGGTCCGGAAATGTTCGGTGATCGGCAGGAAGGTGGCCAGGTCCAGTCCGGTGTCGTAGGGCGTATTTTTAAGCGATGCGACCAGCGTTTCCGTTGCCGGATGCGATGTCCCTCCGGACAACGGCGATATGGCGGTGTCGAGCATATCGAGCCCGCCGAGGATCGCCATGAGGGCGGACATCGAGGACATGCCGGAGGTGTAATGCGAGTGCAAATGGATCGGGACTTTCACGGCGCTTTTCAGGCGCTTGATGAGGTGATAGGCCTCCATCGGCTCCAGCAAGCCGGCCATGTCTTTGACGCAAAGCGTATCGGTGCCGAGGTCTTCCAATTGTTTGGCCATGCTCACGAACCGGTCGACGCTGTGGACCGGACTGACCGTATAGCTGATGGCCGCTTCGACATGCTTGCCGCAGGCTTTGACCTCCCGAATGGCGCGGTCCATGTTGCGGACGTCGTTCAGGGCGTCGAAGATGCGGAAGACGTCGATGCCGTTGGCTGCGGATCGCTCGATGAACCGTTCCAGGACGTCGTCGGCGTAATGCCGGTAGCCGACGAGGTTCTGCCCGCGCAACAACATCTGTAGCCGGGTATTGGGCATGGCTGCCCGCAGTGCTCTCAGCCGTTCCCAGGGATCTTCTTTCAGGAAGCGCAAACAGGTATCGAACGTCGCGCCGCCCCACACTTCGAGAGACCAATAGCCGACGGCGTCCAGCTTTTGCGCGATCGGCAGCATGTCCTCGGTGCGCATGCGCGTGGCGAGGAGCGATTGATGTCCGTCGCGCAGGGCGACATCGGTGATCAGGACCTTGTGTCCGGGGGAGGGCTGAAGTTGAACCTCGGCCGGTTTGGCTGTCTTCGTCCGCGAGGTGCGCACGACCGGTCCGCGAGCGGGTTTCTTGATCACTGCTTTCTTTGACTTTGCTGGTTTTCGTGCCGCCATCGTCGTTGCGTGCCCTTAATAGGTGTGGTGCGTGTGTTGTCAGGTGGTTTCGGCCAACCCGGCTAGAGGCCTTCGTAGGCGGCGATAGCCGCAGCGATGGCCAGAACCAGGTCTTCCGGCTGTTCCACGTCGTCGTAGTTGAAGAGGTCCGGATGCGTATCAAGATAGGAGGTATCGAACCGTCCGGCCCGGAAGTCCTGATCCTGCATAATCGCCTTCATAAAGGGGATCGTGGTCTTGACGCCTCGCAGCACATATTCTTCCAGGGACCGGCGCATACGGCTCACGGTTTCTTCCCACGTCCGTCCGCGGACGGTCAACTTCGCCAGCAGCGCGTCGTAGTAAGGCGAAACGGTGTAATCCTTGTACACGGCACCGTCGATGCGGACGCCGATGCCGCCCGGTGACAGATAGGCGGTAATGGTGCCTGTGCAGGGCCTGAAGTTATTGCGCGGGTCTTCGGCGTTGATCCGGCATTGAATGGAATGACCCTGCAACGTGACGTCCGATTGCTGAATGTCCAGCGGTTTGCCTGCGGCGATGGAGATTTGGTTGCGCACAATATCGATGGCGGTGATCTGTTCGGTCACCGTGTGCTCGACCTGAATCCGTGGGTTCATCTCCATGAAGTAATATCGGCCGTCCTGATCGAGCAGGAACTCGACGGTACCGGCATTGTCATAGGAAACGGCTTTTGCGATCTGGATGGCGGCCGCACCCATTTCGGCTCGCAGTCGCGGGGTCAGGATCAAGGATGGTGCAATTTCGATGAGTTTCTGATGGCGGCGTTGAATGGAGCAATCCCGCTCGCCCAGGTGGATAATATTGCCATGCTTGTCGCCGAGGATTTGGAACTCAATGTGATGCGGGCGCTCCACATATTTCTCAATGAATACCGCGCCGTCTCCGAACGCGGCCAATGCCTCGCGGGAGGCCACTTCCATATTTTCACGCAGCTCGGCATCCGTCCGGACGACGCGGAGTCCGCGTCCTCCACCGCCGGCGCTGGCTTTGATCATGACCGGATAGCCGGCTTCTTTGGCGAAGGCCAGGGCCTCTTTGATATCCGTGACGCCGCCTTCGGTACCAGGGACGACCGGAACTCCGATTTCTTTTGCGAGGTCGCGGGCTTTGATTTTGCTCCCCATGGCGTTGATGGCGGATGGAGAGGGTCCAATGAAGGTAATGCCGGAGGTCTGGCACAGCTCGGCAAACTCCGCGTTTTCAGAAAGAAAGCCGTATCCGGGATGGATGGCATCGGCTCCGATTCTGAGGGCGAGGTCGACGATCTGTTGTTTATCGAGGAAGCCCTTCACGGGGCCGGGACCGACCAGGTAGGCTTCATCGGCCTTCTTGACGTAGATGCCGGTCGAATCGGCTTCGGAATAGATGGCGGCCGTAGCAATATTCAGCTCGCGGCAGGCGCGGATGATGCGCATGGCAATTTCGCCGCGATTTGCGACTAGAATTTTCTTAAACATACGAGCACTGACCTGATCCACAGCAGACCCCGCACACGGCCAAGTCCGGCGCAAGGGAGCGCGTAACCTAGCATAGAGTCAAAAGTCCTGTCGAGGGATCGGGGCGGGGAAGAGGGGCTAGGTCGGCGTGGTGAGGACGTTGCGCACGAGGATGCCGGGGTTGTCCGTCGCCAAAGCCGCGCCGGTGAGATTGGTGCCGGTAATGGAGACCGTGACCGACGCGCCCGCATTGCCGGTGTTCGGCGTCAAACCCGTGATCGTCGGCGCACCGACCCCGCCGGTGTTGCGCGTGATGGAGAGCAGATTCCCGACCGCGTCATAGGTGTACGTTGCGACGTTTCCCTGCCCGTCGATGACTTGCGACAGACGGCCCAGATCGTCATAGATGTACTGCGCCTGGTCGGCGACCGCTAGCGTCGAGACCGACACACACAGCATCAGCACACAGGCCACGATCGTCAGCACTTTTGAGAACGCCATCTGCTTCATCGAAGATCTTTCATCACTGAAAAGGACTCACTCGTGCTTCGATTCAGAAACTTCATCCCGCCCAAGCTTCGCCGGAAAAGTAGCCTGTCCCCTTTTCTTTCCCCTTTTCTTTCCTGTTGTCATAGACGTAGGTCGTCGTCTGGTTCTTGGCGTCGGTGATCCTGGCAAGGCAGTCAGTCGCATCGCCATCTAGATCCACACGCATCGACTCTCGTTCAGCTACAGCCATCATAGAAACTCAGCCTGCCCCCTATTTTTCTTTCCTTATTGCCGGAGGTGATGCTCATCATCACATGCAACCTCAATGACATGGCCTGTCAGATCGTCAATAACAACGTAGGGTGCCATCGCCGCTATTGCAGGGGCGTCATACTCCAATGATCGAACTTTCCGACCCTGTCGGTCACTAATTCGCTTCCTTCCTGGAGGGCCTAGTACCTGGACAGCCTGTTCCTCGCTAGTTCCAAGTTCTACTCTCTTACACTTTTGCACTAACTCACGATATCCACTGTTCCACAAATAAAAGCCTGCCAGCAGCAGAAGAGTTCCGCAGCAGAGGATGATTTTGGCCCGGTGTTTTATTATGTCGTTCATCTATTTGCGCCCACCAAGCTTCCGACGTTGTTTGAAAAACTCATCTAGCTGAGGGCCCAACGGCTTGCTTGGGTCATGCGTGTTGAAAAACTGCTTTCCAAGTGCATTGGAAAAAAAGTCTTGTGGGTCGAAAGCGCTCTTTATATCGCCGCCTAAAGCTTGGACTATTTCAACACCAAGGCCTACAGTTTCTCCTTGTTGTCCAATCACCAAGAAATGCCTCATGTCTATGATGGCATTAGGACCAGCAGGGTCTCTTACGTAACGAAAGTCATTGAGCGGCCCGCCAGCACTTCTATCACTCCGCAGTGATTGCCCGTCTCCGGCATGCATGATGTCGTGTAAATTCTGATTTCCAACATGGTGCACAAATTGTGAGGGGCTAATGGCAACGTTAGAATGCGCATCCAAGGGGCCGGGGAAGAGATGTTCCAAAATAAGTCCAGATGGATCGCTGTGATTGATTGGGTTATTGGCCACGTATCTATAGAGGTTTATGTCGCCCGCGCTGAATTCGAGCGGATCTTCGGCAATAAACCGTCCTCGAGTCTGGCTGTAGTATCTAGCTCGGTAGAAGTACAGTCCCGCCCCATCATTTTCCCGTCCCGTGTACTGCAACGCATTCGACGAACTGCCTGTGCTGGTGGTCTTGCCAAACGGCTCGTACCCATAGCTCATGACCGCCGCGCCGCTGGCATCGCTCAAGGCTAACGAACTCCCGAGTGCATCGGTATGGTAGTGCTCATTCCCTGCACTCGTCTGCCGAATAAATGGTTCATCAATGTTCAGGCTTCGGAGATAATTGGCCCCAACTGTTCCTCCGCCGATCTCGACGGCGATATCGTTGCCGTCGTAGGCAAACTGAGTGTTTGTACCGTTGATCGTTTTACTCGCCCGCCGCCCGAGCGGATCGTAGGCGAATGAAGCCGTGGCCCCACCGCTCATGCCGATCAGTCGGTTCCTGGCATCCCATTGGTAGGTGTTCAGGCCATCGCTCGTCAGGTTTCCATTATTGTCATAGGTCAGTACTGCGCCTGCAAACTGTGTTTGCTCATTTGCCGCATCATAGGCGGTAGAGGCCACGGGATTTGGCAGCAGACTCGCTGTACCATTTGTACGGGTGGCACTGAAGCGATTCCCTGCGGCATCGTAGGTGTAGGTGAGCGCGTCGATGATGCCGCTTGGGCCGTTGTGGGCGATGCTCGTGAGGCGTGAGGCCAGATCGTAGGCGTAACTGGTCGTGGTTCCGTTCGAGTACGCGAGACTGGCGCGACGATTGGCATTGTCATAGCCCAGCGCGGCGAAGAGACTGCCCTGGGCCACGCGGGTCAGACGGCTCGCGGCATCATATTCATATGTGGTCGGCTGCTGGCCGTTCGCCGTCATCTGGGTGCGCCTGCCCAGCACGTCGTATTGATAGGCGACGGTGCCTTGTGGCGTGGTTTCTTGGATGAGGCGATCCAAGATGTCATAGGCGAAATCAATGGTGCCGGCACCTGTCGCCGTGTCGCTCGCCTTCACCAATCGTCCGACTGTGTCGTACGTGAATGTGGTCGTCGCATCGGCATAGGTCGCGCTGGTTCTCCGATTCAAGGCATCGTATTGGAAGGTGGTGACGTGATTCTTCCGGTCGGTGAACTGTGCCAGGTTTCCGGCTAGATCGTACTGGTAACTCTCGGTCCGATTCAGCGCATCTTTTCTCGTGGCCAATCGATCCATATTGTCGTACGTGTAGGTGGTTGTCTGGTTTTTGGCATCCGTGACGGCGAGCAGATTGCCATTCGGATCATAGGTGAAGGCCGTGATCCCGTTGATCCCATCGTGAATCTCTGTCACCCGATTGAGATTGTCATAGGTAAACTGCGTGCTCTTGCCTCGCGCGTCCACGATCGCCACCAGGCGGGACACGGCGTCGTAGAATCGCAATGTCCGGTTGCCCAACGGATCGATGGTGGCAATGAGGTTGCCGACTTCGTCGTACTCGAAGGTGGTCGTATGGTTCAGCGCGTCGGTGACCGTAATCGGCTGACCGAATGGGTTATACGTGATGTTCGTCGCATGCAAGAGCGGATCGAGGGTGGTGAGCATGTTCCCGGTGACTGAATCATAGGTGAAGCGGGTGTTTTGATTCAGGGCATCGGTGATGTTAGTGAGGCAAGCAGTCGCATCCCCACCGAGATCAACGCTCATTGGTTCTTTTTCAGCCATAGCAGTCATCAGAAATTCAGCCTGTCCCTATTTTCTTTCCTCAAAGTCAAGCAACGCCCCCATCTCTCATTCATAGCCAAGTCGATGCGCGAGAACTATCAGCCTTTGAATGATTAGGATGCCCGCAACGAGAATAAGCAGGCCGCCAAAAATATAGTAGGCATAAGCCTCTCCTCGTCTGCCAAGCAATCGTGCAAGAGTCGATCGAGACTTCCAAGTTAGGAATGGCTCTGGAGGGTCAAGTGAAAAATTTCGGCCTTTCCTTGTCACAACTATTAGGCCCATTCCGAAGCCCACGAAAAGCCAGAGCAACACAATTTCTTTGAGGAGTTGGTAATTGCTAGGTTCTTGCATTTCAGCCTCTATCTCTTCCCATATCTATTCTCGTCAAGCATTCAATTAGACTTGGATCCCCTGGCACATGATCGTTTTTCCCATTCCCTCACCGCTGGATGCTAATTCTGGGCCCTATTCCAATTCCTAAACCAACCGATAGTCCTCCCTGAAGGGTGGTTTGGCTTCCAGGTCCAGGATTAGGGTTGTCATATATGTAGGTTCCAACTGAAAGTTCAAATCCCAATCCGTAAGTTGAAAACGGGGGTGGTAGCGTCCATGTGTAAGCGGTAGCGTTGATGTTAACAGGATTCAAGTTATCGGGCGGTTGATTGTAGGATCCCTGCATTTGAACTTTTATTTCTGGCGGGATGGTTGTTGTGTCTTTGCATCCTGACTGTATCGTACATTGCATCCCGTCTATCAAAAATGTATACGCAACTCCAAGATCAAATTTGTTGAGGGCAAATGGATCTAGCCCAAAAGGATCTCTATACCTAGTAACCCTATTTCTCGCCAAAGAGTAAAAGTTGGGTCCGGCATAAAGTCCGATCGGATCTTCACCAATGAACCGATGCGTCTTTGGAGAGTAATACCGTGCACGGTAGTAGTAGAAACCCGTGCC contains these protein-coding regions:
- a CDS encoding alpha/beta fold hydrolase, encoding MLAASCTTPDTLPLWFDAVEHYPVNSVTVNGQRIAYLDRGTGPVVVLIHGFGGSMWQWEHQQSALEPHFRVITPDLPGSGLSDKPDIAYTPEDMLQFLVGFLDALRIPQASLAGNSMGAGLAIGMALDHPDRVSKLVLISGLPPQVMEHLINPSIKRALTTSTPSWLVSFGNWLFGGLMIDKILKEIVYDHTLLTPAVLERSNRNRQRPGLIKPLMTVGDNLPAWEERYAPRIKTIPHPTLIVWGEEDHVFPIKAGRLLHDLIPQSTFASIPKAGHIPQWEQPELVNAQLQSFLQP
- the oadA gene encoding sodium-extruding oxaloacetate decarboxylase subunit alpha, with the protein product MAARKPAKSKKAVIKKPARGPVVRTSRTKTAKPAEVQLQPSPGHKVLITDVALRDGHQSLLATRMRTEDMLPIAQKLDAVGYWSLEVWGGATFDTCLRFLKEDPWERLRALRAAMPNTRLQMLLRGQNLVGYRHYADDVLERFIERSAANGIDVFRIFDALNDVRNMDRAIREVKACGKHVEAAISYTVSPVHSVDRFVSMAKQLEDLGTDTLCVKDMAGLLEPMEAYHLIKRLKSAVKVPIHLHSHYTSGMSSMSALMAILGGLDMLDTAISPLSGGTSHPATETLVASLKNTPYDTGLDLATFLPITEHFRTVRRKYRQFESDFTGVDAEILTSQIPGGMLSNLAAQLTEQDALDRMKEVLDEVPRVRKDMGYPPLVTPTSQIVGTQATLNVLTGERYKVITTETKNYFLGLYGRAPGQVDHDIMARAIGDEEPIKTRPADRLEPELEASKKEMPASAESVEDQLSFVLFPAIARDFFEAREKGELTPDPLEATMAKGPAVAGELHLAPVEFNITVHGESYHVKLSGSGRKVDGRKPYYIRVNDKLEEVSLEPIQEVLAGVPEAPDTGTGSKPKRPRPSKPGDVAPPMPGRVVKILVAKDDRVKTGDPLLIIEAMKMESRVPAPIDGKVSAILAAEGDNVKTDETVIQLE
- the accC gene encoding acetyl-CoA carboxylase biotin carboxylase subunit, translated to MFKKILVANRGEIAMRIIRACRELNIATAAIYSEADSTGIYVKKADEAYLVGPGPVKGFLDKQQIVDLALRIGADAIHPGYGFLSENAEFAELCQTSGITFIGPSPSAINAMGSKIKARDLAKEIGVPVVPGTEGGVTDIKEALAFAKEAGYPVMIKASAGGGGRGLRVVRTDAELRENMEVASREALAAFGDGAVFIEKYVERPHHIEFQILGDKHGNIIHLGERDCSIQRRHQKLIEIAPSLILTPRLRAEMGAAAIQIAKAVSYDNAGTVEFLLDQDGRYYFMEMNPRIQVEHTVTEQITAIDIVRNQISIAAGKPLDIQQSDVTLQGHSIQCRINAEDPRNNFRPCTGTITAYLSPGGIGVRIDGAVYKDYTVSPYYDALLAKLTVRGRTWEETVSRMRRSLEEYVLRGVKTTIPFMKAIMQDQDFRAGRFDTSYLDTHPDLFNYDDVEQPEDLVLAIAAAIAAYEGL
- a CDS encoding RHS repeat domain-containing protein, producing MKQMAFSKVLTIVACVLMLCVSVSTLAVADQAQYIYDDLGRLSQVIDGQGNVATYTYDAVGNLLSITRNTGGVGAPTITGLTPNTGNAGASVTVSITGTNLTGAALATDNPGILVRNVLTTPT
- a CDS encoding RHS repeat-associated core domain-containing protein; its protein translation is MSVDLGGDATACLTNITDALNQNTRFTYDSVTGNMLTTLDPLLHATNITYNPFGQPITVTDALNHTTTFEYDEVGNLIATIDPLGNRTLRFYDAVSRLVAIVDARGKSTQFTYDNLNRVTEIHDGINGITAFTYDPNGNLLAVTDAKNQTTTYTYDNMDRLATRKDALNRTESYQYDLAGNLAQFTDRKNHVTTFQYDALNRRTSATYADATTTFTYDTVGRLVKASDTATGAGTIDFAYDILDRLIQETTPQGTVAYQYDVLGRRTQMTANGQQPTTYEYDAASRLTRVAQGSLFAALGYDNANRRASLAYSNGTTTSYAYDLASRLTSIAHNGPSGIIDALTYTYDAAGNRFSATRTNGTASLLPNPVASTAYDAANEQTQFAGAVLTYDNNGNLTSDGLNTYQWDARNRLIGMSGGATASFAYDPLGRRASKTINGTNTQFAYDGNDIAVEIGGGTVGANYLRSLNIDEPFIRQTSAGNEHYHTDALGSSLALSDASGAAVMSYGYEPFGKTTSTGSSSNALQYTGRENDGAGLYFYRARYYSQTRGRFIAEDPLEFSAGDINLYRYVANNPINHSDPSGLILEHLFPGPLDAHSNVAISPSQFVHHVGNQNLHDIMHAGDGQSLRSDRSAGGPLNDFRYVRDPAGPNAIIDMRHFLVIGQQGETVGLGVEIVQALGGDIKSAFDPQDFFSNALGKQFFNTHDPSKPLGPQLDEFFKQRRKLGGRK